In Streptomyces capitiformicae, one genomic interval encodes:
- a CDS encoding amidohydrolase family protein has protein sequence MTSAPAPVLIDAHHHLWDLDQRPQPWLDDPDLTSIHRTFTPDDLRSTATRPVAGRHLHGTVAVQCVPEVPETEDLLALAEREPLIEAVVGWADLTSPAIGDTLDRLLAGPGGTHLRSLRHLVQGETEPAWLQRPDVERGLAAARDRRLSYDVLVRSHQLDQAIRLAERFPDLPQVLNHAGKPDIAGRQLAEWREQVRRLAAHEHVVCKLSGLITEADHDSWTTSDIRPVWDELLTSFGPDRLMFGSDWPVANLAGGWNRWADTVDELLTDCGESEIHALLAGTATAFYRLPTRG, from the coding sequence ATGACCTCCGCCCCCGCCCCCGTTCTCATCGACGCGCACCACCATCTGTGGGACCTCGACCAGCGTCCGCAGCCCTGGCTCGACGACCCCGACCTGACATCGATCCACCGCACCTTCACCCCCGACGACCTGCGCTCCACCGCGACCCGCCCCGTCGCGGGCCGTCACCTGCACGGCACGGTGGCCGTGCAGTGCGTGCCGGAGGTGCCCGAGACGGAGGACCTGCTCGCCCTCGCGGAGCGGGAGCCACTGATCGAGGCGGTGGTCGGCTGGGCGGACCTCACGTCGCCGGCGATCGGCGACACGCTCGACCGGCTGCTCGCCGGACCGGGCGGCACCCATCTGCGTTCCCTGCGCCACCTCGTCCAGGGCGAGACGGAACCGGCCTGGCTGCAACGCCCCGATGTCGAACGAGGGTTGGCGGCGGCGAGGGACCGCAGGCTCTCCTACGACGTCCTGGTCCGCAGCCACCAGCTCGACCAGGCGATCCGGCTGGCCGAACGCTTCCCCGACCTGCCTCAGGTGCTGAACCACGCGGGCAAGCCGGACATCGCCGGGCGCCAACTCGCCGAGTGGCGAGAACAGGTACGACGGCTGGCCGCGCACGAGCACGTGGTCTGCAAGCTGTCGGGACTGATCACCGAGGCCGACCACGACAGCTGGACCACCTCCGACATCCGCCCGGTCTGGGACGAGCTGCTCACGTCGTTCGGCCCGGACCGGCTGATGTTCGGCTCCGACTGGCCGGTCGCCAACCTCGCGGGCGGCTGGAACCGCTGGGCCGACACCGTGGACGAACTGCTCACCGACTGCGGGGAGAGCGAGATCCACGCGCTCCTCGCCGGCACCGCGACCGCCTTCTACCGCCTCCCCACCCGCGGCTGA
- a CDS encoding pyridoxamine 5'-phosphate oxidase family protein, protein MSDAPLPEAALAFLRRPNPAVMATVTAKGRPVSVATWYLIEDDGLLMLCMNADRARLKHLQNNGHVSLTVLGADDFGTHVSVQGHVVSIKPDEGLADID, encoded by the coding sequence ATGTCTGATGCACCGTTGCCAGAGGCCGCCCTGGCCTTTCTCCGCAGGCCGAACCCGGCCGTCATGGCGACGGTCACGGCGAAAGGCCGCCCCGTATCGGTAGCGACCTGGTACCTCATCGAAGATGACGGACTTCTCATGCTGTGCATGAACGCCGACCGCGCCCGCCTGAAACACCTGCAGAACAACGGCCACGTGTCGCTGACGGTGCTGGGAGCGGACGACTTCGGCACGCATGTATCCGTCCAGGGACACGTCGTGTCCATCAAGCCTGATGAGGGACTCGCCGACATCGATTGA
- a CDS encoding S28 family serine protease, whose translation MRKALRWLLALVLLTGTISTAGAATAAQPEVTGSTGITGSADIKDRLLEIPGMSFVEEKPHLGVYRFLVLNYTQPVDHRHPSQGTFQQRITVLHKDVNRPTVFSTTGYNLFMTPGRSEPTRIVDGNEVSMEHRFFTPSRPAPADWSQLDIWQAASDQHRIFGALKNIYSQKWISTGGSKGGMTATYYERFYPRDMDGVVAYTAPNDAVNDEDSAYDRFFRTVGTKECRDRLNAVQREALVRREPLKKRYAEYAEARGLTFDTIGDLDKAYEAVVLDYVWDFWQLSKVADCDSNVIPKDAKNATDDEIWTSVNTIGGLSSYTDQGLQPTMPYKYQAGTQLGAPTIEFPHIEEKYIRYGYPTPRNLVPRDIPMSFQPWVMRDVDTWVRHNAHHMLFVYGENDPWGAEPFRLGEGARDSYVFTTPGANHHGAKVAALVDDEKALATARILEWAGVASAKVQANPDAAKPLAKHDARLDKRDIERASTLRP comes from the coding sequence ATGCGCAAGGCGCTCAGATGGCTGCTGGCACTCGTTCTGCTCACGGGCACCATCAGCACGGCGGGAGCGGCCACCGCCGCCCAGCCGGAGGTCACCGGAAGCACCGGAATCACCGGGAGCGCCGACATCAAGGACAGGCTGCTCGAGATACCGGGCATGAGTTTTGTCGAGGAGAAGCCGCACCTCGGTGTCTACCGCTTCCTCGTCCTCAACTACACCCAGCCGGTCGACCACCGGCACCCCTCGCAGGGCACGTTCCAGCAGCGGATCACCGTACTGCACAAGGACGTCAACCGCCCGACGGTCTTCTCCACCACCGGCTACAACCTCTTCATGACCCCCGGCCGCAGCGAGCCCACCCGGATCGTCGACGGCAACGAGGTCTCCATGGAGCACCGCTTCTTCACACCGTCCCGCCCCGCCCCGGCCGACTGGTCCCAGCTCGACATCTGGCAGGCGGCGAGCGACCAGCACCGTATCTTCGGTGCGCTCAAGAACATCTACTCCCAGAAGTGGATCTCCACGGGCGGTTCCAAGGGCGGGATGACCGCCACGTACTACGAGCGCTTCTACCCGCGCGACATGGACGGCGTCGTCGCGTACACCGCGCCCAACGACGCGGTGAACGACGAAGACTCGGCGTACGACCGCTTCTTCCGGACGGTCGGCACCAAGGAGTGCCGCGACCGGCTGAACGCGGTACAGCGCGAGGCGCTCGTACGCCGTGAACCGTTGAAGAAGAGGTACGCGGAGTACGCGGAGGCCAGGGGCCTCACCTTCGACACGATCGGCGACCTGGACAAGGCGTACGAGGCGGTCGTGCTCGACTACGTGTGGGACTTCTGGCAGCTCAGCAAGGTGGCGGACTGCGACAGCAACGTCATCCCGAAGGACGCGAAGAACGCGACGGACGACGAGATCTGGACGTCCGTCAACACGATCGGCGGCCTCTCCTCGTACACCGACCAGGGCCTGCAGCCGACCATGCCGTACAAGTACCAGGCGGGTACGCAGCTCGGTGCGCCGACGATCGAGTTCCCGCACATCGAGGAGAAGTACATCCGCTACGGCTATCCGACCCCGCGCAACCTCGTGCCCCGCGACATCCCCATGAGTTTCCAACCGTGGGTGATGCGTGACGTGGACACCTGGGTCCGCCACAACGCCCACCACATGCTCTTCGTGTACGGCGAGAACGACCCGTGGGGTGCCGAGCCCTTCCGCCTCGGCGAGGGCGCCCGCGACAGCTACGTCTTCACGACGCCCGGCGCCAACCACCACGGTGCCAAAGTCGCCGCTCTGGTGGACGACGAGAAGGCCCTGGCCACGGCCCGCATCCTGGAGTGGGCCGGCGTGGCCTCCGCCAAGGTCCAAGCGAACCCCGACGCGGCCAAGCCGCTGGCGAAGCACGACGCCAGGCTGGACAAGCGTGACATCGAGCGCGCGTCGACACTCAGGCCGTGA
- a CDS encoding SDR family oxidoreductase, which produces MSAFGLTGKLAVVTGARRGIGRAMARALAEAGADIIGVSANLEETGSDVEKDVTAAGRTFEAIRTDFADPDAVRALGTDLAGRERPVDILINNAGTIRRAPAAEHPDDDWELVLQVNLNAQFALTRAVGATMVARGHGKVIFTASLLSYQGGITVPGYTAAKHGIAGLTKALANEWAPHGVNAIAPGYIATDNTQALRDDPARNNAILDRIPAGRWGNADDLAGATVFLASDAAAYIHGTTLPVDGGWLGR; this is translated from the coding sequence ATGAGCGCCTTCGGCCTCACCGGCAAGCTCGCCGTCGTCACCGGCGCCCGCCGCGGCATCGGCAGGGCCATGGCCCGCGCCCTCGCCGAAGCCGGAGCCGACATCATCGGCGTGAGCGCCAACCTGGAGGAAACCGGCAGCGACGTCGAGAAGGACGTCACCGCCGCAGGCCGCACCTTCGAAGCCATCCGCACCGACTTCGCCGACCCCGACGCCGTCCGCGCCCTCGGCACCGACCTCGCCGGACGCGAACGCCCCGTGGACATCCTGATCAACAACGCGGGCACCATCCGCCGCGCCCCGGCCGCCGAACACCCGGATGACGACTGGGAGTTGGTACTCCAGGTCAACCTCAACGCCCAGTTCGCCCTCACCCGCGCCGTCGGCGCCACCATGGTCGCCCGCGGCCACGGCAAGGTCATCTTCACCGCCTCGCTGCTCAGCTACCAGGGCGGCATCACCGTCCCCGGCTACACCGCCGCCAAACACGGCATCGCCGGACTGACCAAAGCCCTCGCCAACGAATGGGCACCGCACGGCGTCAACGCCATCGCCCCCGGCTACATCGCCACCGACAACACCCAGGCCCTGCGCGACGACCCCGCCCGCAACAACGCCATCCTCGACCGCATCCCCGCAGGACGCTGGGGCAACGCCGACGACCTCGCGGGCGCCACCGTCTTCCTCGCCTCCGACGCCGCCGCCTACATCCACGGCACCACCCTGCCCGTCGACGGCGGATGGCTCGGCCGATGA
- a CDS encoding zinc-dependent alcohol dehydrogenase, with the protein MTLAVRYTAARTLDTAPASSVEPGPGEVVLAPAYVGICGTDLHIFHGDMDARVATPAVLGHEMSGRIVGIGPEVEGWQVGDAVTVMPLRWDGTCPACRAGHRHVCQHLDFIGIDSPGAMQQRWTVPASTLIRLPESLPLDRAALVEPTAVAVHDVGRAQVTEGEKVVVVGGGPVGVLIALVAQATGAEVRLVELSAHRRSLAEGLGLATWDPAADDIDALVGAWTADAGADVAFEVSGAAGGVDTAVEVLGVRGRLCLVAIHPRPREVNLHRFFWRELTLVGARLYDRSDFEKAVALVADGTIPADRLISKVVPLTQAPAAFEALESGGDVMKILLDCTDGTDHSDDAQGTAV; encoded by the coding sequence ATGACACTCGCCGTTCGCTACACGGCTGCCCGCACCCTGGACACGGCTCCCGCATCGAGCGTGGAGCCGGGCCCCGGCGAGGTGGTACTGGCCCCCGCCTACGTCGGTATCTGCGGCACCGACCTGCATATCTTCCACGGCGACATGGACGCCCGCGTCGCCACGCCCGCCGTCCTGGGGCACGAGATGTCCGGCCGGATCGTCGGGATCGGCCCCGAAGTGGAAGGCTGGCAGGTCGGGGACGCGGTGACCGTGATGCCGCTGCGCTGGGACGGCACCTGCCCCGCCTGCCGGGCCGGTCACCGACACGTCTGCCAGCACCTCGACTTCATCGGCATCGACTCCCCCGGCGCCATGCAGCAGCGCTGGACCGTACCCGCCTCCACCCTGATCCGCCTGCCCGAATCACTCCCGCTCGACCGGGCCGCACTCGTGGAGCCCACCGCGGTGGCCGTCCACGACGTCGGCCGGGCGCAGGTCACCGAGGGCGAGAAGGTCGTGGTCGTCGGCGGCGGGCCGGTCGGCGTGCTGATCGCACTGGTCGCGCAGGCCACCGGGGCCGAGGTGCGGCTGGTGGAGCTCAGCGCCCACCGCCGTTCGCTGGCCGAGGGACTGGGGCTGGCCACGTGGGATCCGGCCGCCGACGACATCGACGCCCTGGTCGGCGCCTGGACGGCCGACGCGGGCGCGGACGTGGCGTTCGAGGTGTCCGGCGCGGCAGGCGGTGTCGACACCGCCGTGGAAGTCCTCGGAGTGCGGGGGCGGCTGTGCCTGGTCGCCATCCACCCCCGGCCCCGCGAGGTGAACCTGCACCGCTTCTTCTGGCGCGAACTCACCCTCGTCGGCGCCCGCCTGTACGACCGCTCCGACTTCGAGAAGGCCGTCGCCCTGGTCGCCGACGGCACCATCCCCGCCGACCGGCTGATCAGCAAGGTCGTCCCCCTCACCCAGGCACCCGCCGCGTTCGAGGCACTGGAGAGCGGCGGCGACGTGATGAAGATCCTCCTGGACTGCACCGACGGCACCGACCACTCCGACGACGCCCAGGGAACCGCCGTATGA
- a CDS encoding carbohydrate ABC transporter permease, producing MPTSSPRRLVPRLLTGSVLLVFLVFFVLPVLWLLLAATKTDQQLIHGSPLSFGSWHTPKANWNALTAFQDNAVLQWLGNSTLYALISLVITLCVAIPAGYALAMTEFRGRHALLVSTLVVMLMPTATLVVPLFLEINAVGLIGTMWSIILPYSFYPFGVYLTYIYFTTAVPKDLLAAARMDGCSEFGVFRHIALPLATPVIALVGFFSFVANWTNYFLPYVMLPESGQMPIQVGVGTLLSNVPSFNPTVGTLAIERPQLALATLVAITPVLIVFLFAQRFLVSGMLAGATKE from the coding sequence ATGCCGACTAGTTCCCCGCGCCGCCTCGTGCCCCGTCTGCTGACCGGCTCCGTCCTGCTCGTCTTCCTGGTGTTCTTCGTGCTGCCGGTGCTGTGGCTGCTGCTCGCGGCGACCAAGACCGATCAGCAACTCATCCACGGCAGCCCGCTCTCCTTCGGCTCCTGGCACACCCCCAAGGCCAACTGGAACGCCCTCACCGCGTTCCAGGACAACGCCGTCCTGCAGTGGCTCGGCAACTCGACGCTGTACGCGCTGATCTCGCTCGTCATCACGCTCTGTGTGGCCATCCCGGCGGGCTACGCGCTGGCCATGACCGAGTTCCGCGGACGGCACGCCCTGCTCGTCTCGACGCTGGTCGTGATGCTCATGCCGACCGCCACGCTGGTGGTGCCGCTGTTCCTGGAGATCAACGCGGTCGGTCTGATCGGCACGATGTGGTCGATCATCCTGCCGTACTCGTTCTACCCGTTCGGCGTGTACCTGACGTACATCTACTTCACCACCGCAGTACCGAAGGACCTGCTGGCGGCGGCACGGATGGACGGCTGCTCGGAGTTCGGTGTCTTCCGGCACATCGCGCTGCCGCTGGCGACACCGGTGATCGCGCTCGTCGGGTTCTTCAGCTTCGTCGCCAACTGGACCAACTACTTCCTGCCCTACGTGATGCTGCCCGAGAGCGGCCAGATGCCCATCCAGGTGGGGGTCGGCACCCTGCTCAGCAATGTCCCGTCCTTCAATCCCACCGTCGGCACCCTCGCGATCGAGCGGCCGCAGCTGGCCCTGGCGACGCTCGTGGCCATCACACCCGTACTGATCGTCTTCCTCTTCGCCCAGCGTTTCCTGGTCAGCGGGATGCTCGCCGGCGCCACCAAGGAATAG
- a CDS encoding L-rhamnose mutarotase: MKRIAQTIRLRPEHREEYLRLHAAVWPGVEAALHRANIRNFGIFLHGDVLFAFLEYHGDDFEADMAALEADAETQKWWKLTDPCQEPWPDRGDSRQWTELTEIWHLGPPGEDATV; encoded by the coding sequence GTGAAGCGCATCGCGCAGACCATCAGGCTCCGCCCCGAGCACCGCGAGGAGTACCTGCGGCTCCACGCGGCCGTCTGGCCCGGCGTGGAGGCCGCCCTGCACCGGGCGAACATCCGCAACTTCGGCATCTTCCTCCACGGCGACGTGCTGTTCGCCTTCCTCGAGTACCACGGCGACGACTTCGAGGCCGACATGGCCGCCCTGGAAGCGGACGCCGAGACGCAGAAGTGGTGGAAGCTCACCGACCCCTGCCAGGAGCCCTGGCCCGACCGGGGCGACTCCCGCCAGTGGACGGAACTGACCGAGATCTGGCACCTCGGCCCGCCCGGCGAAGACGCCACCGTCTGA
- a CDS encoding aldo/keto reductase, whose protein sequence is MPRRRVARTSVGLTALGFGAAVIGNLYRTTSAADASAAVDAAWDAGIRYFDTAPHYGLGLSEQRLGAALRQRPREEYVVSSKVGRLLVPNERPQGVDSEGFVVPDDLRRQWDFSRDGVLRSIEDSLRRTGLDRLDIVYVHDPDDHWRQAADEALPALAELRDQVVVGAIGAGMNQSAMLARFLRETAADVVMLAGRYTLLDQSALDDVLPAAREAGKSVVAAGVFNSGLLSRPRPAEGMKYDYQDAPRELVARARAIAEVCEEHGTSLPAAAIAFPTTHPSTVNVTLGMRDRAQVTQNVALQRSAVPRALWADLRDRGLIRQDVPSPPAVSLDAAEGRARPPSSLPRPTRPITRATPRPSPGKPVPLPPLRKH, encoded by the coding sequence ATGCCACGCCGGAGAGTCGCCCGCACCTCCGTCGGACTCACCGCCCTCGGGTTCGGCGCAGCGGTGATCGGCAACCTGTACCGCACCACCTCGGCGGCCGACGCGTCGGCCGCCGTCGACGCGGCCTGGGACGCGGGCATCCGGTACTTCGACACCGCGCCGCACTATGGCCTCGGGCTCTCCGAACAGCGCCTCGGGGCGGCCCTGCGGCAGCGCCCTCGGGAGGAGTACGTCGTCTCCTCCAAGGTGGGCCGGCTCCTCGTCCCCAACGAGCGTCCCCAGGGCGTCGACAGTGAGGGCTTCGTCGTCCCGGACGACCTGCGCCGGCAGTGGGACTTCAGCCGCGACGGCGTGCTCCGCTCCATCGAGGACTCCCTGCGCCGCACCGGCCTCGACCGGCTCGACATCGTCTACGTGCACGACCCCGACGACCACTGGCGGCAGGCCGCCGACGAGGCCCTGCCCGCTCTGGCGGAGCTGCGCGACCAAGTGGTCGTCGGGGCCATCGGCGCCGGCATGAACCAGTCGGCCATGCTCGCCCGTTTCCTGCGGGAGACCGCCGCCGACGTGGTCATGCTCGCCGGGCGCTACACCCTCCTCGACCAGTCGGCGCTGGACGACGTGCTGCCCGCCGCGCGGGAAGCGGGCAAGAGCGTCGTCGCGGCCGGTGTCTTCAACTCCGGGCTGCTCTCGCGTCCACGGCCCGCCGAAGGCATGAAGTACGACTACCAGGACGCTCCCCGGGAGCTGGTCGCCCGCGCACGGGCGATCGCGGAGGTCTGCGAGGAGCACGGCACCAGCCTCCCCGCCGCCGCCATCGCCTTCCCGACCACCCATCCCAGCACCGTCAACGTCACGCTGGGCATGCGGGACCGCGCACAGGTGACGCAGAACGTGGCACTCCAGCGGAGCGCCGTACCCCGGGCGCTCTGGGCCGACCTCCGCGACCGAGGGCTGATCAGGCAGGACGTCCCGTCACCACCGGCGGTGTCCCTTGATGCCGCTGAGGGGCGAGCGCGCCCCCCGTCCAGCCTTCCTCGACCGACCCGACCGATTACCCGGGCCACTCCGCGTCCGTCGCCAGGGAAACCCGTACCGCTTCCGCCACTGAGGAAGCACTGA
- a CDS encoding extracellular solute-binding protein, with the protein MSISGVFSTDFGKNKADKVLLMPGPAWFGSAVFKDTLKVPGKQIGVAPMPQWQGDGAPSTGNVGGGTWLLSQHSTHLKAATDFLTWVTTDNAYQAEKAPGFPAYAPAAEAWLKGQDASGYFASDLSVLSGAASQVWPEWGSGQFSQEAIWASTVKPGLTQGKSIVSMLPAWQDSIVKHTKSNGYKVEQ; encoded by the coding sequence ATGTCCATCAGCGGTGTCTTCAGCACCGACTTCGGCAAGAACAAGGCCGACAAGGTCCTGCTCATGCCGGGCCCGGCCTGGTTCGGCAGCGCGGTCTTCAAGGACACCCTCAAGGTCCCCGGCAAGCAGATCGGGGTGGCGCCCATGCCGCAGTGGCAGGGTGACGGCGCGCCGTCCACCGGCAACGTCGGCGGCGGCACCTGGCTGCTGTCCCAGCACTCCACCCACCTCAAGGCGGCCACCGACTTCCTGACGTGGGTCACCACCGACAACGCCTACCAGGCGGAGAAGGCGCCCGGCTTCCCGGCCTACGCGCCGGCGGCCGAGGCATGGCTGAAGGGGCAGGACGCCTCCGGCTACTTCGCCAGCGACCTGAGCGTGCTCTCCGGCGCCGCCTCCCAGGTGTGGCCGGAGTGGGGCTCGGGCCAGTTCAGCCAGGAGGCGATCTGGGCGTCCACGGTCAAGCCGGGCCTGACCCAGGGCAAGTCCATCGTCTCGATGCTGCCTGCCTGGCAGGACTCCATCGTCAAGCACACCAAGTCCAACGGATACAAGGTCGAGCAGTGA
- a CDS encoding RICIN domain-containing protein, whose product MKPFPSTVRRLSAVLATALCTTPLTSLTLSTPASAATQATYYVAPDGSDTNAGTISAPFKTLRHARDVVRTVNDDMTGDINVFLRGGNYPVSSTIDFTSADSGTNGHRVVYAAYQNEKPVLNGGVPVTGWTQLSGNIWKASLDRDDKLRALYVDGKRAKMAEKTITSAGCHGTYTVTAGQAPWAWESGSQCDGSKYSLADLPAVAANQDDVEIKSATTWTTAIVGVRQITTSSDGANRVALFQQPGAAIAQGPPNGRFDTGGTHTFMNAFEFLDQPGEFYFNKTNHTVYYYKSGSEDMTSAKVFAPNNVSTLLKIAGTSRTDHARNITLSGLTVEHSDWGLTNVAGSVFRQGQQGNSGSTVYARKNFHAYSYRNVDLPPGIIQIENADGITLRGNTVQHTGADGINMVNDVTDSQLIGNVTNDIGGSAITVGHPQHVYIGDYTSTNNEKYPVNVEGVCKNISITNNYLYDSAVLFQGSSPVSAYFVDSLSVEHNRLEKSSWAGITLGWGWWNFDGSTNSINPGNPTTTAKNNTIRHNQIIDPMQTLGDSGAIYTLGAQPGTEVSDNYIQGVPAGHKYGLHPDEGSAHINYHDNVFNVDVRLRSTIHSGNWGRQHDLSITNTYGTINKIFDKNVTNSTIQDVRAYPDNVWPSPAYGITVNAGLEDAYKDLVPSSRVAQQDYALPASTFTSKGVSSIPVRSIGDGTRTLWLAPSGTTTFAVGPTMTKAAGTATTITVPPTAGDYRLYVVDAQGNASPASKSLVRQLWTYVDDKDSPVTYSSGWSNWNDSRDFKGSEKFTSTAGNSVQYSFTGSAIRYLSMKQPNMGRVDVYIDGTLAQAGIDAYAPSVTKQAVLFEKTDLAAGPHTIKVVCTGTKNASASNTVCALDAFASVVFPVNNAFYKVLNRNGGKVADVSGGSTSAGAKVIQWDDTGAANQLWRWVAVGDGSYEIVNQKSGLLLGVTDGSSADGAAMVQQADDNSASQRWTLVADGDGYFYKIKNVNSGKLLSVPNANAGAQLVQTTDTNADSQLWLAVIVD is encoded by the coding sequence ATGAAGCCCTTCCCCTCCACCGTCCGCAGACTCTCGGCCGTACTGGCCACGGCCCTCTGCACGACGCCGCTGACCTCCCTCACCCTGTCGACCCCGGCCTCGGCCGCGACCCAGGCGACGTACTACGTCGCCCCCGACGGCAGCGACACCAACGCCGGGACGATCTCCGCGCCGTTCAAGACCCTGCGGCACGCGCGGGACGTCGTGCGCACCGTCAACGACGACATGACCGGCGACATCAACGTCTTTCTGCGCGGCGGCAACTACCCCGTGAGCAGCACCATCGACTTCACGTCGGCCGACTCCGGGACGAACGGCCACCGTGTCGTGTACGCCGCCTACCAGAACGAGAAGCCGGTGCTGAACGGTGGCGTCCCGGTGACCGGCTGGACGCAGCTCAGCGGGAACATCTGGAAGGCCTCGCTGGACCGCGACGACAAGCTCCGCGCGCTCTACGTCGACGGCAAGCGCGCCAAGATGGCCGAGAAGACGATTACCTCGGCCGGCTGCCACGGCACCTACACCGTCACGGCCGGCCAGGCTCCCTGGGCCTGGGAGTCGGGTTCGCAGTGCGACGGATCCAAGTACAGCCTCGCCGACCTGCCCGCCGTCGCCGCCAACCAGGACGACGTCGAGATCAAGTCGGCCACGACCTGGACCACGGCCATCGTGGGCGTCCGTCAGATCACCACGAGCTCGGACGGCGCCAACCGCGTGGCCCTGTTCCAACAGCCGGGCGCGGCCATCGCCCAGGGACCGCCGAACGGCAGATTCGACACCGGCGGCACCCACACCTTCATGAACGCGTTCGAATTCCTCGACCAGCCGGGTGAGTTCTACTTCAACAAGACGAACCACACGGTCTACTACTACAAGTCGGGCTCCGAGGACATGACATCGGCGAAGGTCTTCGCGCCGAACAACGTGTCCACCCTCCTCAAAATCGCGGGCACGTCCAGGACCGACCACGCGCGGAACATCACGCTCTCCGGGCTCACCGTCGAGCACTCCGACTGGGGCCTGACCAATGTGGCGGGCTCCGTCTTCCGGCAGGGCCAGCAGGGCAACTCCGGTTCCACCGTGTACGCGAGGAAGAACTTCCACGCGTACTCCTACCGCAACGTCGACCTGCCGCCGGGCATCATCCAGATCGAGAACGCCGACGGCATCACCCTGCGGGGCAACACGGTGCAGCACACGGGCGCCGACGGGATCAACATGGTCAACGACGTGACCGACTCGCAGCTGATCGGCAACGTCACCAATGACATAGGCGGCTCCGCGATCACCGTGGGGCACCCCCAGCACGTGTACATCGGGGACTACACCTCGACCAACAACGAGAAGTACCCGGTGAACGTCGAGGGGGTCTGCAAGAACATCTCGATCACGAACAACTACCTCTACGACAGCGCGGTGTTGTTCCAGGGCTCCAGCCCCGTGTCGGCGTACTTCGTGGACTCCCTGTCCGTGGAGCACAACCGGCTCGAGAAGTCCTCGTGGGCGGGCATCACCCTCGGCTGGGGATGGTGGAACTTCGACGGTTCGACGAACTCCATCAATCCCGGGAACCCGACCACCACGGCGAAGAACAACACCATCCGCCACAACCAGATCATCGACCCGATGCAGACGCTCGGCGACTCCGGCGCCATCTACACCCTGGGAGCGCAGCCGGGAACCGAGGTGAGCGACAACTACATCCAGGGCGTTCCAGCCGGCCACAAGTACGGACTCCACCCCGACGAGGGCTCCGCCCACATCAACTACCACGACAACGTGTTCAACGTGGACGTGCGCCTGAGGTCCACCATCCACTCCGGCAATTGGGGCCGGCAGCACGACCTGAGCATCACCAACACCTACGGCACCATCAACAAGATCTTCGACAAGAACGTCACGAACAGCACCATCCAGGACGTGCGCGCCTACCCGGACAACGTGTGGCCGTCACCGGCGTACGGCATCACGGTGAACGCGGGCCTGGAGGACGCCTACAAGGACCTCGTCCCCAGCAGCAGAGTGGCCCAGCAGGACTACGCGCTGCCCGCGAGCACATTCACCAGCAAGGGCGTGTCGTCCATCCCCGTCCGCAGCATCGGTGACGGGACCAGGACGCTCTGGCTGGCTCCCTCCGGTACGACGACGTTCGCCGTCGGCCCCACCATGACGAAGGCGGCCGGAACCGCGACGACCATCACCGTCCCGCCGACGGCCGGCGACTACCGCCTCTACGTCGTGGACGCCCAGGGGAACGCCTCGCCCGCGTCAAAGTCGCTCGTACGGCAGCTCTGGACCTACGTCGACGACAAGGACTCCCCCGTCACCTACTCCAGCGGATGGTCGAACTGGAACGACTCGCGAGACTTCAAGGGGTCCGAGAAGTTCACGAGCACCGCGGGCAACTCCGTCCAGTACTCGTTCACCGGGTCGGCCATCCGCTATCTCAGCATGAAGCAGCCGAACATGGGCAGGGTCGACGTCTACATCGACGGCACCCTGGCACAGGCGGGCATCGACGCGTACGCCCCGAGCGTGACGAAGCAGGCGGTGCTGTTCGAGAAGACGGACCTCGCCGCGGGACCCCACACGATCAAGGTCGTGTGCACCGGCACGAAGAACGCGTCGGCCTCCAACACCGTGTGTGCGCTGGACGCGTTCGCCTCCGTCGTCTTCCCCGTGAACAACGCCTTCTACAAGGTCCTCAACAGGAACGGCGGCAAGGTGGCCGACGTCTCGGGCGGATCGACCTCCGCCGGGGCGAAGGTCATCCAGTGGGACGACACCGGAGCTGCGAACCAGCTCTGGCGGTGGGTCGCGGTGGGTGACGGCAGCTATGAGATCGTCAACCAGAAGAGCGGTCTGCTGCTGGGCGTCACCGACGGGTCGAGCGCGGACGGCGCGGCCATGGTCCAGCAGGCCGACGACAACAGTGCGAGCCAGCGCTGGACACTGGTCGCCGACGGAGACGGCTACTTCTACAAGATCAAGAACGTGAACAGCGGCAAGCTGCTCTCGGTGCCCAACGCGAACGCGGGCGCGCAGCTCGTGCAGACGACGGACACGAACGCCGACAGCCAACTGTGGCTGGCGGTGATCGTGGACTGA